A stretch of Equus przewalskii isolate Varuska chromosome 11, EquPr2, whole genome shotgun sequence DNA encodes these proteins:
- the SCGB1A1 gene encoding uteroglobin yields the protein MHISLKTTGSRDTARASLTSLLSTMKLAIIITLAILALCCSPASAEICQSFAGVIQGLFLGTPASFEAAVEPFNPDADMKAAATQLKTLVDFLPKNTKDSILKLMDKIAKSPLCA from the exons ATGCACATCTCACTCAAGACCACCGGATCCAGAGACACGGCCAGAGCCTCACTCACGAGCCTCCTGTCCACCATGAAACTCGCCATCATCATCACCCTGGCCATCCTGGCTCTCTGCTGCAGCCCTG CTTCTGCAGAAATCTGCCAGAGCTTTGCAGGCGTCATTCAAGGCCTCTTCCTGGGCACACCTGCCAGTTTCGAGGCTGCAGTGGAACCCTTCAACCCTGATGCAGACATGAAAGCTGCGGCGACCCAGCTGAAGACACTGGTGGACTTCCTCCCCAAGAACACCAAGGACAGCATCTTAAAGCTCATG gaCAAAATAGCAAAGAGCCCACTGTGTGCTTAG